Within Deinococcus actinosclerus, the genomic segment GGCGACCTGATCGGCGCTCAGAAGGCCAGTCTGGGGGACGCGCAGGTGCGGGCCATGTGGGCGGCCTTCGACCGGGAGGTGCGCGCGCCCCTGAGCCGCGCGGGCATTCCGTTCGCGTTCACGCTGGGCAACCACGACGCCAGCCCCCGCAGTCCCCGCGACCGGCGCGAGGCTGCGGCGTACTGGGCCGCGCACGTGCCGCCGCTGGCGTTCGTGGACCGCGCGGCGTTCCCGTTCCGGTTCAGTTTCACGCTGGGCGGCGGGGCGGTGTTCGTCGCGTCGCTGGACGCGAGCGGGCCGGACGTGAGTGCCGCGCAGCGCGAGTGGCTCTCGGCGCAGCTGGCGTCCCCGGCCGCGCGGGCGGCGGGCGCGCGGCTGGTCGTGGGGCACCTGCCGCTGGCCGGGGTGAGCGCCGAGAAGAACCGCTCCGGGGAGGTCGTGCGCGCCCCCGGCCCGCTGCGGCAGGTCATGGAGGCCGGGGGCGTGCTGGCCTACGTGCACGGGCACCACGCGGCGTTCTATCCGGCGCGGCTGGGCCGCCTGAACGTCCTGTCCGCCGGGGGCATCGGCGGACGGGACTACGTGGGGCACCCGGGCACGGCGCGCAGCACGGTGACGCTGCTGACCGTGTGGCCCGCGCAGGGCCGCGCGACCTTCGAGACGGTGGACGCCGCGACCGGACAGCCCGTGGACCCGGTGAGGCTGCCGGCGCGGCTGGACGGCCTGAACGGCCCTCTCGTGCGCGTGACCGACTTCCGGTAGGACAGCCGGAGGCCGCGCGCCCGCAGGCGGCGGCCTCCGGCCCACGTCGCGTTACAGCTCGTCGCTGTCGTCCGGCTCGTCGTCGGGGTCGGGCGCACCGGCCTGCGCGGAGGTGTTCTGGGGCCGCACGAAGCGCATGTAGTCCAGCCAGGGCGGCGTGTGACCCAGCTGGCGGATCATCAGCGCGATCTGCGCGGTGTGCCGCACCTCGTGGGTCATGACATTCCACATGAGCTGATCGAGCGTGACGGTGTCGCTGGCCGGGTCGTCCTGCACGAGCTTCACGCTGCGGTGCAGATCGGGTTCACTGTCCAGGAAGGCGCAGGTGCGCCGCGTGACCTCGCGGCTGTAGTCGAGGATCCACCCGAGGTCGTACTGCTGCGCCTGGGGCCGCACCCAGTCGTGCGGGTAGAGGCCCTGCACGCCGTCCCCGAGCACGATGCCGTGCACCCAGTGATCTTCGACGTCCGTGACGTGCAGCAGCAGGTCCTTGATCGAGTGGAAGCGGTCGGCGTCCTCGATCAGGTTGCGGTCCAGATCAGCCTGCGGCAGGGCGCGCAGGTAGTTCCAGAGCTGCTCTCGCGCGGCGGTCAGGTAGGCGTAGTACTCGCGGACGTTCATGAATGACTCACAGCATACCCCGCCGGGCGGGCCGGGGTGAGCTCGGCCCCGCCATCACCCAGCAGGGGGGCCAGCACCTGCCTCACGTCCCCGGCGGTGAGCACCTGGGTCAGCGGGCCGCGCAGCTCCGGGAAGTCCGGCAGGTACTGCGGGAGCACCTTGCGTAGCGGGCGCAGCGTCAGGCGGCCCGTGTCGTCGTCGTAGAACTGTTCCTGCAGCTCGGCGTGGCGCAGCGCGGTGCGGGCACGTTCCCGCGCGTCGGGCCAGGCGTCCTGACCGCTGGCGAGCGCGCGGAAGATCCAGGGGTTCCCCACCGCGCCGCGCCCGATCATCACGGCGGCCACGCCGGTGCGCTGGCACTCGCGGGCGCGCCCGGGCGTGGTGATGTCCCC encodes:
- a CDS encoding DinB family protein, coding for MNVREYYAYLTAAREQLWNYLRALPQADLDRNLIEDADRFHSIKDLLLHVTDVEDHWVHGIVLGDGVQGLYPHDWVRPQAQQYDLGWILDYSREVTRRTCAFLDSEPDLHRSVKLVQDDPASDTVTLDQLMWNVMTHEVRHTAQIALMIRQLGHTPPWLDYMRFVRPQNTSAQAGAPDPDDEPDDSDEL
- a CDS encoding metallophosphoesterase family protein — protein: MISSRSRDELRGMRRFAFLLPLLLSAAPLPTGLPSGPAPDRPVRLAVLGDFNGPYGGTTYPAPLARSVARIVNEWRPDAVLSPGDLIGAQKASLGDAQVRAMWAAFDREVRAPLSRAGIPFAFTLGNHDASPRSPRDRREAAAYWAAHVPPLAFVDRAAFPFRFSFTLGGGAVFVASLDASGPDVSAAQREWLSAQLASPAARAAGARLVVGHLPLAGVSAEKNRSGEVVRAPGPLRQVMEAGGVLAYVHGHHAAFYPARLGRLNVLSAGGIGGRDYVGHPGTARSTVTLLTVWPAQGRATFETVDAATGQPVDPVRLPARLDGLNGPLVRVTDFR